From the genome of Candidatus Nealsonbacteria bacterium CG07_land_8_20_14_0_80_39_13:
CCCTGAAGTCAGAGAAACTCTCTCCGCCAAGCTTAATCGCTTTTTCCAGAACCGGTTTTATATTGCAATAAATTTCCTGTAATTCCCCTTCGTTAAGATCCGATGTTTTCTCCAAAGGATTAACTTTCGCTCTGAATAAAATTTCATCTGAATAAATATTGCCTATCCCGACAATTACTGACTGGTCCATCAGAACCTGCTTTATCCTGCCCTTTCTCCCGCTTAAAACCTTTTTAAACCTATTAAAAGTAAACTCTTTATCCAGTGGCTCCGGTCCTAAAGAAATGAAGCTTTTTGAACCAAGCAAATCACAAGTTTTCCATAACTCTATTTTAGCAAATCTTCTGACGTCGGAAAGAGCAAGTATGCTTCCATCATCCATCCGAAAAATAAAACGGATAAATTCGTCGGCGTTATCTTCCCCTCGTTCCCCGAGAAGAAAATGTCCCGTAAGCTTCATATGGGCTAAAAGAGACAATCCCTCTGATAAATCAAAAATAATATTTTTTCCTCTTCTCCAAATTTTTTTTATTTTTTTCCCCTTTATTCCTTTTTTAAACTCTTCTAAGGTTTTCGGTTTCTTAATCTGATTCAGAGAGTCAGTCCAAATATCAAAGAATGTCCTGTTTAGGACATTCTGCAAGCCTCTGACTATTGTTTCTACCTCCGGCAATTCAGGCATTTTAAAATTATGATAAGATATTCCTTATTTTTTCAATAATCTTGCTGGGGGTAAAATGGGCTTTTATCAAATAATCGGCCGCTCCTATTTTTAAAGCTTTTTCAATATCTTCTTTTTGCCCCAAATTAGAAAGAATAACAACGGGTATTGAAGATAGCTCCTCATCTTCC
Proteins encoded in this window:
- a CDS encoding DNA-formamidopyrimidine glycosylase, with product MPELPEVETIVRGLQNVLNRTFFDIWTDSLNQIKKPKTLEEFKKGIKGKKIKKIWRRGKNIIFDLSEGLSLLAHMKLTGHFLLGERGEDNADEFIRFIFRMDDGSILALSDVRRFAKIELWKTCDLLGSKSFISLGPEPLDKEFTFNRFKKVLSGRKGRIKQVLMDQSVIVGIGNIYSDEILFRAKVNPLEKTSDLNEGELQEIYCNIKPVLEKAIKLGGESFSDFRDINGEKGNFDKEIKVYRRQGEKCFVCGTIIESVKIGGRTAHFCPLCQKL